The DNA segment TCGCATTAATATTAGCTTACGATAAATAATTTATCTGTGAAAAACAACCGTAAATGCTgcctccttttttctgttttttaagggAAATTTCCTCTTTGAACCTTGAGAAAAAGAAtcagaaaaaacagaacaaaagacCAAAATCCTATTTTTTTAACGCTAAATTTAAAATTGAATGTCCATTTTGAAGAAATGACTCGGCCCATGGAAACAGGCCTTGAGTCTCAGAGATTTCCTGTGATGATTTTCTCATAAAAACCAGCTGAACTCATGTCACAGTGGAAACCTGCAGTTGTTTGGAGATAACAGGCTTTTATGGAGCTTTGGCATCCACAGAAATGACTCCATTAGATGAAGATATCAGCTCTCTATAACCCCGAAATCCTACATTTTAAACCTCATACACGCAATTTAGTCGACATTAGCGAAAGCTCGGCCGCTGCCTCTCGCTTTCAATACATCTCTGACAGGTTCAATTGATTGGCTCCAGTCTTCCCATCACGCGGCAACGAGCCGCTGTTTCCTGTACCAACGCCTCCTCAAGCCCACAGTGGGCAAATTTCCCTCATTATCCCGACTCTCGAGGAATAAACGTGACCTTACTGCTGTGTTTTCCACACGAGTGCCGTCatagcagcatgtgtgtgtgtgtgtgtgtgtgtgtgtgtgtgtgtgtgtgcgtgggtgggtTTGGGATCGCACTGATGTCCAGCTGAGATTCTGAAATGTAAGTATTTAACAGGACGTGAATAAATCCGCCGTGCCCCTTCCCTCCCCCGCTCCACCTTTCCGATCATTATCAGCAGGAAATGTTTTGACTCGGCGATGCGCTCCCGTCAGCTCCTGATTACGGGTGCCCGTTAGCTTTTAGGCATCCGGAGCTCGTTTGCATTTCTGAGAGTTATCGAACGGCGTCTCATTAAAATCCGACCAGACCAGGAGATGTCAGCGAAGAGTCAATATCTCTACAACTGGAATTTTTCttccccccacacccccccacacccccccccaccaccaaaaaagGCTACATCTTTCACGCCATCCTTCGCTGTCGATATTTCTGGGCTGTGGGCGGCAGCTCTAGACCCGCGCAGTAATGAAAGGAACGGCCTGATAGCGGTGGCTAGCCTGCTCGCTGGATTTATAGCTGGTTGGAGGAGTCGGGGCGTCCTGCTGcgctcctcctcgtcctcctcctcggctctgCCTTGCTCCACTGTTGATCGTAGCGCCGGCCATTAAGTAAATGCTTCCTTATGCTGTAATCATGTGTAAAAGGCTCACAATTACCATGCAATAAATCGGAGGTGCTGGGGCTCCTCCCGCAGACATAAATATTCCCCTATAGGCCTCTTATGATCGTGGGAACAGCCCCTAATCATGATATATGCCCTTGTCTCGTGTTGCTGAAACGTGATCGAAAGCCCTTTCCCTACCCCCCGGCGTCTtcagcctgcccccccccgccaccacaCCCCTTCCAGCCTGAGCGCACCCCCACCGCATCCCCTCCACGGCCCACCCCCTGCTGATTTCTTGGGCCAGGGGCTGATAGAAATTATTGATTAAATCTGTGCAGCTCAGACTCCCCGACCCACAGAGGCTGGTTAACCCCTTCAGCGCCGCagcgaggaggggggagagctgcaggagcctgataaaaaaaaaagcaaaaaaaaaaaagcaaccgcgtttattttgtgtttgcgCAGCGAGGACCGCATCGGCCGGCGGTCAATCCCCGCTATGTAAATGGAGACGCGGCGTTGTGACCTTTGAGCCACGCTGTGGAATTAGAACTGTACGCAGCGAGTGGCGGACGGGGTTATTGTGGCTTTCATGGCTGTGGGGGCGGTGCAGCCGACACGTAAACCACATTGACCTTTCTTATTCATTTAGACCTTTAGTCAAGGGCTTCGGCCATCATCTTTAAAGTTAAAGTGTATGCTCTCTCCCCGCCGACCGCCCTCCTCGAGTTGAAGTGCCGGATCACGGCTGTGTAGCCTTTATCCCGCCTTCTTCTCAGACTAAATCCTGATTGCCTCCTCCACAGCCCGCGTTTGGGCCGGAGATGCATCTTATATACGGTGCAGTAATCCACGCCGCGCAAACACACCACAGCACAAACACCCAACGCTGCGGATGAATCGCAGGTATCACCTCCCTCCTGCTCAGCAGAAATGCAGAATTGTCTGAAAATTCAAAATGGCAGCCGCTAAGCGCCGTAATGAGCGCGCTGCTCGGCTTCATCGCCCTCATAGTCCTGGAAATAAACAGGCTCGGGCTGATGCTGAAAGGCCCGCTTGTGTTTAAGCGAGTGCCGCATTAGCGGGAGGATCATCTCCAAAACTGGAGAGCACTCCGGCTATTCCTTCAGACGAGGAGCGCGGCGCATTTTAATTCCAGTCTCGATTCGAGCGCTGCGGCCGAGGTGTGTGTGGGCAAAGCGTGCTGCTCTTTCCCATGGAAATCAATACAGGCTTGTAATTAAACAAAAGGGGGTTggccagggggaggaggaggaaggggaaaaacacaacaacccCCCCATCAGAAAGTAGGTTATGTAGAAAAGTGCCGAGCTGTCCAAACGGTGGCTTTGCCAAGAACTAAATATGCGACCTGAGCGTGTGTGGAAGCGGAGAGGGAGGCTTCGTCCGGCATTACGCACTCCTCGGTTTAGGGACTTTCAATTTTTTATGAGCTCGATTGATCGGCTGCTTTGTCTTGGAGGTTTTGGGCTCGTTAACGTAGCCTTTGTTTgtaaagatgaagaaaaggtcTAAAGAGAGTGCGATTGGTGATTAGGAACAACGACTTCATCAGACGCCAGACTGGTGCGTTTGCACACAAAGCCTTCGCACGTCACCTGATTGGATCCAGGACTGAGGGTTCAAGGATGTCGGCTCTTAACCTTTTTTGTTCTCCGAGTGCAGGATGCAGGCGTGTGCTCGCAGAAAAGAGCAATCGAAGATCGGTAATTGTGAGGGGATTGCAAGGGTGCACAATCATTGCCTATGAACCCTATTGTGTTGGGAGGGGGGCTTAATCAGCGTCAGtgctgacagacagagagcGAGGAAGCAATGATCAACTGGCCACGTTCGCACTCACGttcccccacaacacacactggTGTTGGGTTACTGTGTTCACTAGGATCTCTTTCTGTGTATCAGATGGGCCTCCGGGGCCCCATGGAGCCACATACTGTAACGCAGCACTGTATTGCACGCTGTCGAATCTTATATCGCTGTCCCCAAAGAATATTAAATGTCAGGCAGAAGATAACATGTCCCTCCCATCAAGGATCTGGATCCCAGGTGTGTTGCAAAAACGCGTAAATTATCAAATAGAGATATAGAAAAATATCCAAAATCTGCATCAGAATGTCCAAAAATCTGAAACATCCATGCTGATCTTTAGCGTTCCTGATTTGCTCCCCTAACCTGCGGGGTGTCTCGTATGACGACCTGTGTTCTCTCGCCTTTACCGAGCCTTCTCCGGCGTAGTCGCCTCGGCGGTACAAGTCACCTGGAGCGCGGTTGCACTACCGTTGCCATCTCAACTCTAATCAAGCAGAGATAAGTCAGAGCTTGTTCCCAATCTGGGCAGTGCAGCAGGGATTGTTTGCGTAAATGCGTGATTATTCGGGCTGACCCGCTGCTGGAGTCCACcttaaatgtttgtgttttgcattgTAACGACTGTACGAATCAATACCGGCGGTTTGGGACGCAAAGGAGGAGCACGCGTGGCTCCAACTGTCCTGTGCTGGGTTCTTATTATGTGAGCTGGTGAGACAATAGACACGAGGAGACGTTCACACCAGAGGAGGGAAACATCACTACCATCCTTCTGCTTTTCCTCGTGTGCTGACCTGAGCTGCATACTGATGACTGCAGAGGAGAATTTTTTGGAAGACATGGAGAAGGAAGGTGTTTGGGGAAAACCAGCcaagagtgcgtgtgtgtgtgtgtgtgtgtaaaagtgtgtttgttgttgtggtttGTGTGCAAAGCCAGATCTTACCCTCAAGCCGGAGTGAGGCCATCCTTTGAAACTCGGGTTCCTGGAGCCAGCGGGACATCCTCTTAAAGGTCTCGCGGCCAGACTTGAGCTTGCCCCAGGGCTTCGGGTTCCTCAGGAGGTCAGACAGTGTGCCCTGTGACCTAGACAGAACCCTCTCAGCAAAGATGGCCTGAGGGATGCTGTACCTCTTCAGCTCGGTGATGATCCTCTGGGCCACATCCCTGGTGTTGATCTCCtccccgccgccgcctccaccGCCCGGCAGCTTGCTGTCGCCGGACGAGGAAGAGCCAGGTGATGAGACGTGGAGGTGCTCGCCCATCTTGGAGGTCTGCTGGCTGGGGTGATGGTGCGGCTGGTAGTGCTGGCTGTAGAGGTGAGGGTGGTGGCTGTGGCTGTGGCTGTGGCCGTGCTGGGCGTCCATCTTGTTCAGCTGGTGGCCAACTGGCACATCGCCCGCGCCGAGGCCCGGCGGCGACATCTCACGCCCGAAGTCCGATGTCCGGCAGAAGAGGCTCCCCCCGTGGACGTCATAACCACCGTGGAGCATCTGGTTGCCGTTGCCGTTGGTGCCGTTGCCCAGGCTGCCGTAGCCGTGCATGGAGGAGCCCAAACCAGCCCCCGCAGAGGGGGGCGACAGGCTCTGGGACATGGCCAGGTCCTTCCCGTAGGGGTTGTAGAAGTTGGTGCCGAGGTGTGCCCTGTCCTCACGCATCAGGGTAAAGCTGCCGATGACATTACTGACGGGGAGgcaggggtggtggtggtggtggtggtggtggaacTTGTCGTCAAAGGGCTGGAGCGGGGTCAGGGTGGTGTAGGTGCTGCCTGAGCCGGACGGCGAGTCGCCGCTGTAGCCAACGGCCGACATGGAGTGGTCGAAGGCCGGTGGACGGTGCTCGTGTTCTAGGGACATGGAGGGGCCCCCGAGGGAGGGCCTGGGGAAGACGGCTGAGAGGTCCCGCGAGTGCAGCATGGCTCGACCGTCCTGGCCGTGGGACAGATCGGAGTGGCTGTGCAGGGACATCTCCTCCAGACTCGCGTCCATCCTCCCTTTCAAAAATAACACTGTGTTTTCGCTCCTGCCTTGTTATTGTGGTTCCACCGCCGGGGCCAACAGTCTGGAGGCTCTCTTGTTACACCAGACTATGGATTTATTGATTTGTGAATTAATTGATTTCTGGGCTTATGGGGTGTCTAATTAATTATCTGATAACCTTAAGTACTGTCGTCAAAGTCCCTCAAACTCCAGGAAACCCAGTCTgcggcagcaggaggagcagcgactgATTTTATTCTCTTCCGTCGCCTCTTTGGTTCGCGGCTGGTTCCCGCAGAAGCTTCTGGCTTTTGTGGCTGCAGAAGACGAAACAGGCGCTGTTACATCTGAACTTTCACCGTCCCCGAGACGAAAAGCGGGATAATAACGACTGTCGGGCGTTAAACCTCGTTACAGACGCGTTTAAGAGTTTCCGCGCCCCGATAAAAACACCGCCATCACACACGCGCACTGAGGCTGGTTAATAATGCGGATTATTTGTCTTTCTTGTCTAAAGTTCCGGTGCGCAGTTCCCGTTTTGCGGGAGCGTTGCGTGAGCCGGGAACAGGGAAATAAGGCACAAACACCCACCTTTATTCTGCACTTCTCAGAGCGCGTCCGCGGCGGTTGTCCGTGCGCTGCATGACTCCCGACTGTCGCCGAGCAGATTCACACAATCGGTGCTCTGCGCCCCGGGCTGCTACATCCACCGAAACCAGAGTGCAAAAACACGCGTTTCTGTCGCGCGCCTTCTCGTTTTCCCGCGAAATTAAAAGCGTGATAAAGGCACGATCCTCGAATGTTGTGGTTTTTTTGGGCTCTACACTAGCAgctctcctttttctttcattatctCGTGagattttcctcctccctctgcctgcCACTTCATCGATCTCAGCACCACCaactctttctcctcctcctccccctcctctccccccctcccctcctccctcccgctCACATTGACTCCCCTCTTTCGGTGCGTCACGGCCTTAAAAATCTGACAGATGTGCAATGAAATTCCTACTCCAATTAACCCTTTCTGTccggagggggggaggggtggcgcTGGAGATGCCGCTTTTCTCACAACCCCGCAGGTTAAATCTGGACGCATGTGCGAATTACTAATCTGCGCGCGCGCCCGCGTCCTTCTGATGCACTGTTTATTGTATCTGGTCAATAATTTTCCGAATTATCATGTAACAAGTGCTTCAACATCTAATATTTGCAGTAAGGTCACAGATTCAACTTTAAGGCCCAGAGAGGAAAATAACGCATACGCTGGCCCGGTTTTCCCAGTCTCCAGCCCGGTTTTCCCAGTCTCCAGCCCGGTTTTCCCAGTCTCCAGCCCGGTTTTCCCCGTCACCAGCCCGGTTTTCCCAGTCTCCAGCCCGGTTTTCCCCGTCACCAGCCCGGTTTTCCCAGTTACCAGCCCAGTTTTCCCAGTCCCCAGCCCAGTTTTCCCAGTCCCCAGCCCGGTTTTCCCCGTCCCCAGCCCAGTTTTCCCGGTCCCCAGCCCAGTTTTCCCAGTCCCCAGCCCAGTTTTCCCAGTCTCCAGCCCGGTTTTCCCAGTCTCcaaactggttttactggttctCCTTTCTTCTTGAAGCTGTCAGGATGTCGTCAAGTGACGCGGGTTCTTATCTTAATCAGCGCTCCTTCTCTCCCACTTCAGCCCCTCACAGATCAATGCCAcaacctctttttttcctccaccagACCCTCGACCGGCTGCTACAGCGGCGCGCattcacgcacgcacgcgggCGTCCAaaaatctgcttctttttttttttttttgcgcgtGTGCGCGAGGGTTGATTCTGAAAATCCATAAATGTGAGTCCAAGCGTCCGTGCTCGGGCCTGCGCGCGTGCACCGGGCAGAGGGAGCGCGCAGAGGGGCCGAGCGCATACTAATCATCCGTGTCTGTCAGTTTAATTTTCAGAGATGAGCAGTTCTGGCGTTCGGAGGCAGCGCGGGGCGGCGCGgggcggcgcggcgcggcgccggGTGGGACCGGCGGCTCCCCGCAGCAGATGCTGCCCTATCGATCCGCGCAGCAGCGACGGAGGTGATGCGTGCACGGAGGCgagctgcaggaagagaaaaaaccCTCCGCCACTATACGCATCCAatttttttaaaggtattttGGAGGTCGAGGTTAAAGTTCGGcccctctccccacccccaACTCTTCATTAGTGTAAGATGGACCCACTAAAACGCAGAAACTGACTAAGGAGTCTcatcaaaatacatttttatcatCTTACATGAAGAATAAAAGCGGCTGCATCGTCGACAGGCCCAGCGTGGAGCTCGAAGCAGGGCGCACCCTCATCAGGAGGAGGCCAAAGGTCAGCGGACACTACGGAGTGACCACCGAAGGAGAAGATGCTCCAAAACGGAGAGCGAGGTTCGATGAAAAAAGACCCGAAAAGAGTAGCGACAGGAGGGCGTGAAAGAAAGCCCCCAAAAACCCGcccggcagcagcaacagggggAAGGAGAATCCTCCCGACCTGCCGATTAATCAACGAATAAACGACGTCAATTATCGATGAATGAATCACGCTGCAGCGAATCAATGTGCAAAATCTAAACAATCATATATATGTCGCCTCCAATAAAACCTGATCTGTATTAAAATGATTCTAAAGGCTGCAGCAACCCTAAATCAAACattctaatttaaaaaatatagaaaatacccccccacacacacacacacaaacacacacttaaataATAGAATTgaacaatttatttatttaaaataaacaattgGTTGTCGaacaaaaaaacataaacataataaaaaaacaatacaCACTTTTATTGAacacattttattcaaaaacacacagagaagaaacacgaGAATAAACGCTGTTTAATGACGTCAGAGGCGTTCGATCAGTATCGATTCTTAATTTGTTCGCAGAATCAAAGATGATTGAGTTCAGCAAATATTGAGCATCAATTAATTcttgtaaaacaaaacaaacaaaatattttaaGCACACGTGTACAATCAAAATGGCGCCGttgcttttaaattaaatgaacaaaaaatCTCTTAAGATATTAAAAGCCTGGAATTAAAAACACATGATGCTAACAAAGTAAATAATTTtaacagacaaaataaaataaccatttgaggtggaaaaacacaattattATTTGTCATCTTGCGGGCGTTAAAACTCATCAAGTATttaatttaatcacatttaatcgttacaattttttttttaaaactcaggAAATAAATCAAACAGTTTGGCTTTAAACACATGTGTTgtcctattttatttattcgtgtttaaatgttttttgttgttttttttactgtattctACAGCGAACGCGGCCTCATTGAGCTGATCAATAATCCTATTTAAATACCTgatcctgcagctcttctcttGTTTGTCATCATCTCCCGTTTTTATTTCTCCGCCTTTAACCGATCAATACAATCAATTATGATCACCAGGTCGGGCCTCACGCTTGTGAATAATCGATAGGGGAATTAAACTGATTAGatctggaggaggacagagggaaagGAAGAGGGTTGGTCTCAATAATGGCAGAAAAGCGGTGGAAAGTGACTTTTGCCTCGGTGGCTTCAGGAGAAACATTAAACACCAACACGGAGAATCAAAGCGAAAGCGAAAGTCTGATTAGCGCGTGTTTCCAGAATGAGCCCgtggctgcagctggaaactTTTCAGCAGCACTAAATCACTGTTTCTGCTGGTAATGATGGTGGGGAAGTCGATCCGCAGCGTGAATAACGTTATCATCGATCACATCTGGATTAATGCAGATTTACTCATTTAATTCACTTGATTCGCctcctgcgagtgtgtgtgtgtgtgtgtggggggggggggggggggtgcaaaatACCTGCAGGAAACAAACATTAAGATAAAATTTACCCAGAAAAAACATTTATGTGGGGATTTGGGTGATGATTTTTTGATAAGAGATGTGTTTTCTGAATAAATTAGCGCCAAAGGCTGCAGGAGTTTAAACAcgaaataataaatgtgtttacaaatgacgcgcgtgcgtgcgcgcaaAACAGGCCCGTATCGATCCgaaaataaagcagcagagcCCCCATCAGCCTCCCAGTTTGGCCTACAACTATGTTTCATATAAAATGCTAATGCGTCCCGCAGCGTAATTGGCTCCGGCGCTCTTCATGCAAATGCGACGGTGCGATGGATTTAATTCGCGGAGCTCCGGGGAGCAAAGGTCGATAACTCCcggctcctctcactctcctctcactctcctctcactctcctctcactctcctctcactctcccctCACTCTGCGCCAGTCTGGCCTCGCTACAAGTTTCACCTTCGCGTCCTCTGTGAAGCGATTCAGGTGGAAGTTTGCAGCATTTTTGGAACTTTGAATAAAAAGGGCAACAACGCTCCTCCACAATAAAAGTCTTGTGGTTTATTTTAGTGTGTGACTAAAACTGAGGAGGATTTGGAATGATTTTAGAGCCGATTCTCTTCCTGTCCCGAAACATTTGGGTTCCGGTTTAAAATCCTCCCCGCTATAAAAACACGTTTCTGAAGTTGGCCTTTAATATTTTCATCCATTTGGGTGAATCATTTTCGTAAGTTGTGTATTTTGACGTGAATTTGTATTTTATAATAGTGGTGATAATTATTATTTTGTGATTACTGagtattatattatattatttagTGTTTAAACATCTTTGAAAGGATTAGACAAAATATTATACAGAGAAGAATCTCCAGAGAAAACTGTAACATAATTAAATACAAAGTCCAACAGTCTGAAGTCAAAGTTATTTAAAGTGTACAAATATGGAAATAAAGAtaatatgtttaaataaaataaacgtacaaaaatgtaaatacgttttttcctgtttgctaACTGAGATTGTAAAATATGAGCAGAGTGAGACCTCCTCCCGCTCAGGACATCAGGGCAAGGCCTgagcggcacacacacactccaggccTGGTGTtgcacaccgacacacacctccaccaacacacacctccaccaacacacacctccaccaacacacaccttcaccaacacacaccttcaccaacacacacctccaccaacacacaccttcaccaacacacaccttcaccgacacacacctccaccgacacacacctccaccgacacacacctccaccgacacacaccttcaccgacacacaccttcaccgacacacacctccaccgacacacaccttcaccgaCACACCTCCAcgaacacacacctccaccgacacacacctccaccgacacacacctccaccaacacacaccttcaccgacacacaccttcatcaacacacaccttcaccgaCACACCTCCAcgaacacacacctccaccgacacacacctccaccgacacacacctccacgaacacacacctccaccgacacacaccttcaccaacacacctccaccgacacacaccttcatcaacacacaccttcaccgaCACACCTCCAcgaacacacacctccaccgacacacacctccaccgacacacacctccacgaacacacacctccaccgacacacacctccaccaacacacctccaccgacacacaccttcatcaacacacacctccaccaacacacaccttcatcaacacacacctccaccaatACACAcctccaccgacacacacctctaccgacacacacctccaccgacacacacctccaccaacacaccttcaccaacacacaccttcatcaacacaccttcaccaacacacacctcgaCTAACACACCTTCATCAACACACActtccaccaacacacaccttcatcaacacacaccttcatcaccacacaccttcatcaacacacaccttcatcaccacaCACTTCCAcgaacacacacctccaccaacacacaccttcatgaacacacaccttcaccaacacacaccttcatgaacacacaccttcatcaccacacaccttcaccaacacacaccttcaccaacacacaccttcatcaacacaccttcaccaacacacaccttcaccaacacacaccttcaccaacacacaccttcatgaacacacaccttcatcaacacacaccttcaccaaaacacacttccaccaacacacaccttcaccaacacacaccttcaccaacacacaccttcaccaacacaccttcaccaacacacaccttcaccaacacaccttcaccaacacacatcttcaccaacacacaccttcaccaacacacaccttcatgaacacacaccttcatcaccacacaccttcatcaacacacaccttcacgaacacacaccttcaccaacacacaccttcatgaacacacaccttcatcaacacacaccttcaccaaaacacacttccaccaacacacaccttcaccaacacacaccttcaccaacacacaccttcaccaacacacaccttcatgaacacacaccttcaccaacacacaccttcatgaacacacaccttcatcaccacacaccttcatcaacacacaccttcaccaaaacacacttccatcaacacacaccttcatcaacacacaccttcaccaaaaCACACTTCCATCAACACACACCTTTACCATTTCTTCTTATGACAGCACAagatacatttaaatgcatcctgtctcatccctccatcctgtctcatccctccatcctgtctcatcc comes from the Takifugu rubripes chromosome 7, fTakRub1.2, whole genome shotgun sequence genome and includes:
- the onecutl gene encoding one cut domain, family member, like is translated as MDASLEEMSLHSHSDLSHGQDGRAMLHSRDLSAVFPRPSLGGPSMSLEHEHRPPAFDHSMSAVGYSGDSPSGSGSTYTTLTPLQPFDDKFHHHHHHHHPCLPVSNVIGSFTLMREDRAHLGTNFYNPYGKDLAMSQSLSPPSAGAGLGSSMHGYGSLGNGTNGNGNQMLHGGYDVHGGSLFCRTSDFGREMSPPGLGAGDVPVGHQLNKMDAQHGHSHSHSHHPHLYSQHYQPHHHPSQQTSKMGEHLHVSSPGSSSSGDSKLPGGGGGGGEEINTRDVAQRIITELKRYSIPQAIFAERVLSRSQGTLSDLLRNPKPWGKLKSGRETFKRMSRWLQEPEFQRMASLRLEACKRKEQEQSKLERNQGPKRTRLVFTDLQRRTLQAIFRENHRPSKELQVTISQQLGLELSTVSNFFMNARRRNLNKWADEGRPSSTGSSGSSISSSAVSCATA